In Gemmobacter sp., the sequence GTGGGGATCGAAATGGTCAGGTCGTTCAGCACCGGCAGCGGGCCTGCCTTGGTGCGGTAGGCGTGCGTCACGCCCTTGATTTCCACAAGATCGGCCATCCGGCACCCCCAAGCAAAGCGGCCCCCTTGCGGGGGCCGGCCGGATTGTCAGAACGTCAGGCTGCCATCCTTGGGCAGATAGGCGTCGGTATAATACAGGTCCGGCGTCGGGGCATTCTTGAAGGTGTAGATCTCCTTCAACTGCTCGATAGAGCTGGCATAGCGCGCCGGATCCACCCCGCCCATGCCGTTCGCCTTGACCCAGTCGGTCAGCACGGTGCCCTCCAGCGCCATCTTGAAGCGCCGCGTTTCCAGCGCCACGTCCGAGGCCGGGGTGCGGGTGATCATCTGCCCCACCGCCTTTTCCGGGTCGGCGGCCGCGTCCTTCCACCCCTTGGCCAGCGCGCGGATGAACCCGGTTACGGCCTCGGGGTTGGCCTTGGCGAAATCGGTGTTCACGATCACGGCGTTGCCGTAATAATCGACGCCATTGTCGGCCATGGTGAAGATGGCGATATCATCCTCGGGCACGCCCAGCCGGACCAGATTCAGCACGACCGAAAAGGAAAATCCGGTCACCGCCGCCACCTTGCCCTCGGCCAGCATCGGTTCGCGGGTGGGAAAGCCCAGCGGTTCGACCTTGATCTTGGCCATGTCCAGCCCGGTTTCCTTGGCAAAAACCGGGAACTGCGACCAGGCGCCATCGGGCGGCGGGGCGCCCAGCACCTTGCCCTCGATATCCTTGATCGTGTTGATTCCCAACGACTTGCGGCCCACCATCGCGGCCGGCGGCTTGTCATAGACCATCATCACCGCGGTCACCGGGGCGCCGGGGTTCTGGTCCAGGAACTTGGCGATGGAATTCATGTCGGCAAAGCCCATCGGAAAGGCCCCGGTCGCCACCTTGGGGATCGCATCCAGCGACCCCTGGCCTGCCTGGATTTCCACCTTCAGCCCTTCGGCGGCGAAATGGCCGTTGTCGATGGCGGCGAAATAGGGCGCGGCCGGGCCTTCGAACTTCCAGTCGAGCGCGAAGTTGATCGCGGTTTCGGCCATGGCGGTGCTGGCCAGCAGCAGGCTTGCGGCGGCTGCGGTCAGGGCGCGGTGGAACATGCGAACCTCCTGTTGTTGCTGGCACGACGCTGGCACGGCCATGGCACCCTTGGCAAAGTCGGGCCGGGGGCAGGCGGGGCCGGTTCGGCCGGGCGATTGATTTCATGGCATGTGCAAGGCAGATGCCCGCAAACTGTGCAGCAGGCCGAGGGTTGCGGCAAGCGCCGACATGCGAATGGCCGGGCTTTTGCCCGGCCATGTCCCTGTTCCTGATCGGCTTTGCTCAGACGAAGAACTGCGCGCCATTCGCGCTGATGGTGGAACCGTTGATAAAGGCCGCGTCATCGGCCACCAGGAAGGCCACACAGCGCGCAATCTCTTCGGGTTCGCCCAGGCGGCCGGCGGGAATGCCCGCGATGATCGACTCGCGTACCTTTTCCGGCACCGCCATCACCATCTCCGTCGCGATATAGCCCGGGCAGATCGCATTGGCGGTAATCCCGAACCGCGCGCCTTCCTGGGCCAGCGATTTCACGATGCCCAGATCGCCCGCCTTGGTCGCGGCATAGTTGACCTGGCCGAACTGCCCCTTTTGCCCGTTGATCGAGGAAATCACCACCACGCGGCCGAACTTGCGGTCGCGCATGCCCGGCCAGACCGGATGCACGGTGTTGAAGACGCCGGTCAGGTTGGTGTCGATGACCTGTTTCCACTGATCGGGCGTCATCTTGTGAAACGGCGCGTCGCGGGTGATGCCCGCATTGGCCACCACGATGTCGATCGGGCCCAGATCAGCCTCGACCTGGGCAAGGCCAGCTTTCGAGGCGTCATAATCGGCGACGTTCCACTTGTAGGTCTTGATGCCGGTCTCGGCGGTGAATTTCGCCGCAGCCTCGTCATTGCCGGCATAATTCGCCGCAACGGTGTGGCCTGCATTCTTCAAGGCGATGGAAATCGCCGCGCCAATCCCGCGCGACCCCCCGGTGACCAAAGCAACTCTCGACATGATTCCTCCTCAAAGCGGGTGTGTCTTGAAACTCTGTTACCGTCTGGCAATCAGGCGCGCAAGAATATTGCGCGTCTGATTGTGCGATTGCAGCAAAATGTCGCTTCGGATCAGCGTTCCAGGCACATGGCAACGCCCATGCCGCCGCCGATGCACAGGGTGGCCAGGCCTTTTTTCGCGTCGCGGCGGTTCATCTCGAACACCAGGGTGTTCAGGATGCGCGCGCCCGAGGCGCCGATCGGATGGCCGATGGCAATGGCGCCGCCGTTGACGTTGACGACATCGGGGTTCCAGCCCATGTCCTTGTTCACCGCGCAGGCTTGGGCGGCAAAAGCCTCGTTCGCCTCGACCAGATCAAGGTCGGCGGCGTTCCAGCCGGCCTTTTGCAGCGCCTTGCGGCTGGCGAAGATCGGGCCGACGCCCATGATCGCCGGGTCGAGCCCGGTGGTGGCGTAAGAGGCGATGCGCGCCAGCACCTTGAGCCCGCGCTTTGCCGCTTCTTCCTCGGTCATCAGCAGCACGCCGGCGGCACCATCGTTGATGCCGCTGGCATTGGCGGCGGTGACCGAACCGTCCTTGGCAAAGGCAGGGCGCAGCTTTTGCATGGCTTCGATGGTGGCGCCGTGGCGGATGTATTCGTCGCTGTCGATCACGACATCGCCCTTGCGCGATTTCAGCGTGACGGGGACGATCTCATCCTTGAACTTGCCGGCTTTCTGGGCGGCCTCGGCCTTGTGCTGGCTGGCAAGGGCGAATTCATCCTGCTGTTCGCGGCTGATCTGCCATTTCTGCGCAACGTTTTCGGCGGTCTGGCCCATGTGGTAGCCGTGGAAGGCATCCCACAGGCCATCCTTGATCATCGAGTCGATGAAGTTCAGGTCGCCCATCTTTTGCCCGGCGCGCAGATGCGCGACATGGGGCGACAGCGACATGCTTTCCTGTCCGCCGGCCGCCACGATGGCCGCATCGCCCAGCTGGATGTGCTGGGCCGCCAGCGCCACCGCCCGCAGGCCCGAGCCGCAGACCTGGTTGATCGACCAGGCCGCCGCATCCTGCGACAGGCCGGCCTTGATATGCGCCTGACGGGCCGGGTTCTGGCCCTGGCCGGCGGTCAGCACCTGACCCAGGATGGTTTCCGAAACCTCGGCCTTGTCGATGCCGGCGCGGGCGCACAGCGCCTCTAGCACCACGGCGCCAAGATCATGCGCGGGCGTATTCGCGAAAGACCCGTTGAAGCTGCCGACAGCCGTCCGGCCTGCCGAGACAATCACCACGTTGGTCATTGGGGGGCTCCTCTTCCCGATGCGAAGCTCTAGGGCAGGTCGGTCCTGCCGCCTTGCAGCATGGCTAAGGGGCCGGCGGCGGAATCGCAAGGGAATTGCGGGAGAGGTGCGGGGACAGGGTCACTTTGCCGCCTGTTGCCGGTGCCCCTGCGACCGGGGCAGCCAGGCGGGATGGATCATCGGGGCGCCGAAGTGAAAGCCTTGCAGGCAGTCCATGCCATTCGCCGCCAGCCAGTCCGCATCGGCCTGGCATTCGACCGATTCCGCCACGATCAGCATGTCGAAATGCTTGCCGATGGATCCAAGCGCCCGGGTCAGCACCTGATTGTCGGGGTTCGAGGCGATGTTGCGGATGAACTGCCCGTCGATCTTGACCACATCGAAGAAGAAATCGCGGAAATAGCGAAAGGCGGTATAGCCGGCGCCGAAATCGTCCAGCGCGAACGAGATCCCTTCGCCATGCAGTTCGTCCATGAAGGCCGTCACCAGATCGGGCATCAGCATGGCCGAGCTTTCGGTGATTTCCAGGATCAGCCGTTCGCCGGCGGTATCGTCGCGCTGCAATCCCTGGCGCAGCACCTTCATCCAGGGGGCATAGCCGATGGACCGGGCGGACATGTTGATGGCAAGGCGCAGATCGGGCACCTCGGCCAGGGCGGCAAGGCCCATGCGCAGCGCGGCGCAGTCGATCTGGCGGCCGGTTTCGCGGGTTTCCACCGCGCCCATGAATTCGCGCGCCGGGATCACCCGGCCGCCCGGATCCAGAATGCGGATCATCCCTTCGTGAAAGGCGACGCGCGACTGGTGGGCGGCCAGCACCACCGGCTGATAGGCCAGCAGCGTCCGCCCATCGCGCAGCGCCTGATCGACCATGTCGAGCGTGGTTCGATCCCGTTCCTCGACCGCGGCCGTCAGCGGGTCGGCCGGACCTTCGTAAAAGCCGCTGTCATAGCTGTTCATCTGCCCACTCCGTCCCGAAACAGGGTCACTATGCTGCCGCAGGCGTGAACAAAGCGTTAACATTCCCATTTTGTTCCAATTGTGCTAAAAGGCGTTGGAACGGATCAAGCTATTGGGATAAATGAAGAATGTCAGAACGTTGCACCTGGTGCGGCAGCGATCCGCTGTATGTGAATTACCATGATACCGAATGGGGCGTGCCCGAAACCGACCCCCGGGCGCTGTGGGAGAAGCTGATTCTGGATGGCTTCCAGGCCGGGCTTGCCTGGATCACCATCCTGCGCAAGCGCGACGGGTTCCGCGCGGCGTTTGACGGTTTCACCCCCGAAACCATCGCCCGGTGGGGCGAACCCGAGGTGACGCGCCTGCTGGCCGATCCTGGCATCGTGCGCCATCGCGGCAAGATCGAGGCGACGATCGGCAATGCCCGCGCCTATCTGGCGATCGAGGACAAGGGCGGCTTTGCCCCCTTTCTGTGGCGCTTTGTCGATGGCAGCCCGGTGCAGAACCGCTTTGCCGGCATGAATCAGGTGCCAACGGAAACCGCAGCCTCGCAGGCCATGTCCAAGTCCTTGAAAAAGGCCGGTTTCCGGTTTTGCGGGCCGACGATCACCTATGCGTTCATGCAGGCCACCGGCATGGTGAACGACCATATGGTGACCTGCCCCTGCCACGATCATGTGGCAGGGTTGGGCCAGGCGGTCGCTATCCGATAAGCCGCTTGAACCAGCCCTTTTTCGGGGCCTCGCCTTCGGGCGCGGCCTCGTCGGCGGGCTCTACCGCCTCCTGGAAGCGGTCGAAGAATTCGTCGGCCATCTTGCGCACGAAACCGTCGATGATGCGGCTGCCCAGCTGGGCGATCTTGCCGCCGATATTGGCCTCGACGGCATAGTCCAGCCGGGTGCCTTCGCCTTCGGGCGTCAGCGTCACCCGGGCCGAGCCCTTGGCAAAGCCTGCGGCGCCGCCCTTGCCTTCGCCGGTGATGGTGCAGCCTTGCCCCGGAACGATGTCGGTCAGGGTCACAAGGCCGGTGAACCGCGCCTTGACCGGGCCGACCTTCTGGGTCACCACCGCCTCGAAGCCGTCGGCGGGGGTGCCTGTCAGTTCCTCGCAGCCGGGCACGCAGGCCTTCAGCACCTGGGGGTCGAAAAGGGCCGCCCAGACCGTTTCGGGCGGGGCGGCGATGAGGCGGCTGTCGTTCATCTGCATGGCGGATCCTCCTGTCCCACGCAGCATAGGCGGGCAGGGGCGGCGGCGAAAGGCCCCTGCGCGGGCCTAGCGGGCGCCCGGCCGGTCGAAGGCGGCGCTTTTCGGCCGGTCCAGCTGCTGGGCGGTGGCGGGGGGCCGCGCCTGGGGGTGCAGGCGGGCATAGCCGGTCCAGTTGTTCGGCCGCGCGCGCAGATATTGCGGCGGCCAGCGCATATCCTCGCCCAGCACGGCGGCGGCATGCAGGCCCCAGCGCGGATCGTCCAGCACGGCGCGACCGACGGCGATGAAATCCGCCTGACCATCGGCCAGGATGCGTTCGGCGGTTTCGGCATCCAGGATCATCCCCACCGCCATCGCGGTGATGCCGGCCCGCTGGCGCACCGCTTCGGCGAACGGGGCCTGATGGGCGGGCGCCGCCGGCGGGATCCGCAGCCCCGGCGCGATATTGCCCGAGGACATGACGGCATAGTCCACCCCGTCGGCCCGCAGCGCGGCGGCAAGTGCCACGGCATCCTCCAGCGTCGATCCGCCTTCGGCCCAGTCGGTGCTGTTCAGCCGCACCCCCAGCGCACGGTCGCGCGGCCAGACGGTGCGGATGGCGCGGGCGATTTCCAGCAGGAACCTGTTGCGGTTCTCCAGCGCGCCGCCCCAGCGGTCGGTGCGGCGGTTGGTCAGGGGCGACAGGAATTCGTGGATCAGATAGCCATGCGCGCCATGGATCTCGATCAGATCCACCCCCGCGCTCAGCGCCCGCTTGGCGGCGGCGGCGAAACTGGCGATGATGCCGGCAATCCCGGCCTCGTCCAGCTCCTCGGGCACCTGCCAGCCATCGTCATAAGCGATGGCCGATGGCGCGCGGGGCAGCCACGGGTTTTCCCTGGCAGGCATGGGTTCGCCCTGCCAGCGGTCGGGGATGGTGCGGGTGGCCGCCTTGCGCCCGGCGTGGAACAGTTGCAGCCCGATCCTGGCCCCCGACAGCCCGCGCAACTGCCCCAGCAACTGGCGCAGCGCGGTTTCCTGCGCATCGGACCACAGGCCCAGGTCGCCCGGCGTGCCCATGCCGCGCGGTTCCACCGCCGTCGCCTCGATGATCACCAGCCCGGCGCCCGACATCA encodes:
- a CDS encoding carbon monoxide dehydrogenase subunit G encodes the protein MQMNDSRLIAAPPETVWAALFDPQVLKACVPGCEELTGTPADGFEAVVTQKVGPVKARFTGLVTLTDIVPGQGCTITGEGKGGAAGFAKGSARVTLTPEGEGTRLDYAVEANIGGKIAQLGSRIIDGFVRKMADEFFDRFQEAVEPADEAAPEGEAPKKGWFKRLIG
- a CDS encoding oxidoreductase, giving the protein MSLLFTPGTIGGLTLDNRLVVSPMCQYSAVDGVAQPWHLIHLGQMMMSGAGLVIIEATAVEPRGMGTPGDLGLWSDAQETALRQLLGQLRGLSGARIGLQLFHAGRKAATRTIPDRWQGEPMPARENPWLPRAPSAIAYDDGWQVPEELDEAGIAGIIASFAAAAKRALSAGVDLIEIHGAHGYLIHEFLSPLTNRRTDRWGGALENRNRFLLEIARAIRTVWPRDRALGVRLNSTDWAEGGSTLEDAVALAAALRADGVDYAVMSSGNIAPGLRIPPAAPAHQAPFAEAVRQRAGITAMAVGMILDAETAERILADGQADFIAVGRAVLDDPRWGLHAAAVLGEDMRWPPQYLRARPNNWTGYARLHPQARPPATAQQLDRPKSAAFDRPGAR
- a CDS encoding DNA-3-methyladenine glycosylase I; amino-acid sequence: MSERCTWCGSDPLYVNYHDTEWGVPETDPRALWEKLILDGFQAGLAWITILRKRDGFRAAFDGFTPETIARWGEPEVTRLLADPGIVRHRGKIEATIGNARAYLAIEDKGGFAPFLWRFVDGSPVQNRFAGMNQVPTETAASQAMSKSLKKAGFRFCGPTITYAFMQATGMVNDHMVTCPCHDHVAGLGQAVAIR
- a CDS encoding acetyl-CoA C-acetyltransferase, which produces MTNVVIVSAGRTAVGSFNGSFANTPAHDLGAVVLEALCARAGIDKAEVSETILGQVLTAGQGQNPARQAHIKAGLSQDAAAWSINQVCGSGLRAVALAAQHIQLGDAAIVAAGGQESMSLSPHVAHLRAGQKMGDLNFIDSMIKDGLWDAFHGYHMGQTAENVAQKWQISREQQDEFALASQHKAEAAQKAGKFKDEIVPVTLKSRKGDVVIDSDEYIRHGATIEAMQKLRPAFAKDGSVTAANASGINDGAAGVLLMTEEEAAKRGLKVLARIASYATTGLDPAIMGVGPIFASRKALQKAGWNAADLDLVEANEAFAAQACAVNKDMGWNPDVVNVNGGAIAIGHPIGASGARILNTLVFEMNRRDAKKGLATLCIGGGMGVAMCLER
- the phbB gene encoding acetoacetyl-CoA reductase; its protein translation is MSRVALVTGGSRGIGAAISIALKNAGHTVAANYAGNDEAAAKFTAETGIKTYKWNVADYDASKAGLAQVEADLGPIDIVVANAGITRDAPFHKMTPDQWKQVIDTNLTGVFNTVHPVWPGMRDRKFGRVVVISSINGQKGQFGQVNYAATKAGDLGIVKSLAQEGARFGITANAICPGYIATEMVMAVPEKVRESIIAGIPAGRLGEPEEIARCVAFLVADDAAFINGSTISANGAQFFV
- a CDS encoding ABC transporter substrate-binding protein, which codes for MFHRALTAAAASLLLASTAMAETAINFALDWKFEGPAAPYFAAIDNGHFAAEGLKVEIQAGQGSLDAIPKVATGAFPMGFADMNSIAKFLDQNPGAPVTAVMMVYDKPPAAMVGRKSLGINTIKDIEGKVLGAPPPDGAWSQFPVFAKETGLDMAKIKVEPLGFPTREPMLAEGKVAAVTGFSFSVVLNLVRLGVPEDDIAIFTMADNGVDYYGNAVIVNTDFAKANPEAVTGFIRALAKGWKDAAADPEKAVGQMITRTPASDVALETRRFKMALEGTVLTDWVKANGMGGVDPARYASSIEQLKEIYTFKNAPTPDLYYTDAYLPKDGSLTF
- a CDS encoding EAL domain-containing protein, yielding MNSYDSGFYEGPADPLTAAVEERDRTTLDMVDQALRDGRTLLAYQPVVLAAHQSRVAFHEGMIRILDPGGRVIPAREFMGAVETRETGRQIDCAALRMGLAALAEVPDLRLAINMSARSIGYAPWMKVLRQGLQRDDTAGERLILEITESSAMLMPDLVTAFMDELHGEGISFALDDFGAGYTAFRYFRDFFFDVVKIDGQFIRNIASNPDNQVLTRALGSIGKHFDMLIVAESVECQADADWLAANGMDCLQGFHFGAPMIHPAWLPRSQGHRQQAAK